Part of the Sulfurimonas denitrificans DSM 1251 genome is shown below.
AAGATAATATCCAGCTCTTGCTATTAACTCAAGAGAAGATAAAGCAACTATCACAAAAAATGTTAACAGTAGTAAGATACCTAATATTGAAAATATTTCTGCACCGCCCCACATCAAAAATATTGATAATATCGGGAATATGATATATATTGAGAACTTCAAAGCTTTTTTTGCAAATTCTGATTTAAAATGATATGAGTTTTCCTTGATAACAGTAGTTCCGCAATGCGGACACTGCATTGCATTTGTTGATATCTTTTTTCCACATTCGTGACACATAATTAACGCCATTATTTTTCCTTTATGTTTTTGTGAAAGAAGCAGCTTGAGCCGCCTCTTTTTTTCTCGCTCTCTTTGCTCTTAAAAACCCTCGCTCTGAAATTTTAAATAAAAAAACGAACTGCGTATATGATGCTAGAAATGTTCAAAGCATGTGAATTTTAACCGAGTTCGGACGAGGTGGTTTTGAACTCGTTCAAAAAATATTCATTTGCGAAAATGTGTTTGCGTTCACTCGCTCTTAAGATGCTTGAGCCGCTTGCATTGTTGCACTTGCACCGTTTGACTTTTTGTTTTTGGTCTTTTGATACTCTTCGTTCTGCCATCTGTAGAAATCGTCCACTTTTGTATCATAGATAAAATCTTTGTGTATCATAGGATAATCCACATAATCACTTTTACCGACATAGAGTGCGCCGCTCTCCGGTAGATATGTCACATGATGAAAATTAGCAGATAGTTTATCCATCTCCGACCAGTCTAATATATTTGACTCTTTTGTGGTTTCGCTTTGGTGGTTGTTTACTGTTTTGTAAATACCATATTCCCATTTACCTATTTTTTTATCCAAAATCTCTCTTGTGCTAATATCTTGAACAGAAAATATCATTAAACCAAAACATGTTGAAATTAGCAGATCTCTTTCTTCTTCATCTGATGGTAGCTTTTGAAGAGCAGAAAGAATTGCAGAGCCTTTTGAGCGTGTCATAGTGTGCAGAATCTTTCTCGCTTCCATTATTAAATTTATTGATAGGTACTCATCGAGCAAAAACGCCGTGATTGATTTTGAAACAACATACTCCGGTTGTGATGCTTGATGCATCGCAACGCAAGCAGTAAAACCTGTAAAAAGTGGGTTCAA
Proteins encoded:
- a CDS encoding zinc ribbon domain-containing protein; translation: MALIMCHECGKKISTNAMQCPHCGTTVIKENSYHFKSEFAKKALKFSIYIIFPILSIFLMWGGAEIFSILGILLLLTFFVIVALSSLELIARAGYYLFKGKELFPDEKKVDD